One segment of Chionomys nivalis chromosome 3, mChiNiv1.1, whole genome shotgun sequence DNA contains the following:
- the LOC130871911 gene encoding olfactory receptor 181 translates to MKENHSLTTEFILVGFSDNPVLKTFLFLLFSAIYLVTMVGNLGLVVLIYMEHRLHTPMYIFLGNLALMDSCCSCAITPKMLENFISVDRRISFYECMTQFYFLCFAETADCFLLAVMAYDRYVAICNPLQYHTMMSKKLSIQMSIGTFIASNLHSIIQTTCLLRLNFCKSNRIDHFFCDILPLYRLSCTDPFINELMIYIFSMPIQVFTIATVLVSYFCILFTIFKMKSRDGRGKAFSTCASHFLSVSIFYICLLTYIGPSKDGNKDIPVAVFYTIIIPLLNPFIYSLRNKEVLNAVKKVMNIYSILKKSSSTVN, encoded by the coding sequence ATGAAGGAAAATCATTCTTTGACAACAGAGTTCATCCTGGTGGGATTCTCAGATAACCCAGTCCTGAAGACCTTCCTGTTCTTGTTGTTCTCTGCTATCTATCTGGTAACCATGGTGGGGAATCTCGGACTGGTGGTCTTGATCTACATGGAACACCGTCttcacacacccatgtacatCTTTCTGGGCAACCTGGCTCTCATGGATTCCTGCTGCTCCTGTGCCATCACTCCAAAAATGTTAGAGAACTTTATTTCCGTGGACAGAAGGATTTCCTTCTATGAATGCATGACACAGttctattttctctgttttgctgaaACTGCAGACTGCTTCCTACTTGCAGTGATGGCTTATGATCGTTATGTGGCCATATGCAACCCACTGCAGTACCACACCATGATGTCCAAGAAGCTCTCCATTCAGATGAGTATAGGCACCTTCATTGCCAGTAACCTGCATTCAATCATTCAGACAACTTGTCTGTTAAGATTAAATTTCTGTAAATCAAATCGGATTGATCACTTCTTCTGTGACATTCTTCCACTCTATAGGCTCTCCTGTACAGACCCTTTTATTAATGAACTAATGATCTATATATTTTCAATGCCAATTCAAGTCTTTACCATTGCCACAGTCTTGGTCTCTTATTTCTGCATTCTTTTCACAATTTTCAAGATGAAATCCAGGGATGGGAGAGGAAAAGCGTTTTCTACTTGTGCATCCCACTTTCTTTCTGTGTCGATATTTTACATCTGCCTTCTTACATATATAGGACCATCTAAAGATGGTAATAAAGATATACCAGTGGCTGTATTTTATACAATAATAATTCCTTTGTTAAACCCTTTTATTTACAGCCTGAGAAACAAGGAGGTTTTAAATGCTGTTAAGAAAGTTATGAACatttatagtattttaaaaaaatcatcatctACAGTGAATTAA